GGGGACACGGTTGGACACTCAAAGGTCAGGTTTTGCCTTTACCACACATCTGGGTTTAGCCCAAGTGTTTGTGTTTGCTAATTTCCCTTTTTAGTGCTTTGGTTTTTCTTGTTAGTGTAAGTTTTAAGTTGGAGGGATTTGTTTTGTTACTTGTTGTATGATTTGGGTTGCTGGCAAGTTCTGTTTTTGTCTctgtttttttgttggattcTGGGTAATAATGCTTGATATGTGTTTACTTGCTGGGATTTATGTTAGTAAAATCTTTGTTATGGAGTGGTTGCGAATGTTGCAGAACTCTTTGGAGCAGTGTAATATGTCTTTACTTATAGTTTGCGTAGAAATGATGCAGATTTCTTCATTGGGCTCAAAATTAGAGAAACTTGTGCTTTTGTTTGTgctcttatttttgttcttaggtattaccaaaaaaaaaaaaatttgaggcttttgagttttgatacCTTATTTTGTTCTATggaaattttaaagaaaaaaaaaagtgtgattCTTTTACAGTTGAAGTTGTTTGCAACAATTTCTTGGGTTCAAAGTGACATTACTTTCATGGGTTTTCCTTGTTCTGTACTCAGCTTTAGCATATAGATTTGTTCTTACTATCTCACATGGaagattctgtttaactcttTGGGATTTGCTTGATTTGAAAGTATGGATATATAGTGTCTGGCTGGAACAACTTATCTAGTTTTTTGCCCAAAGTGTGCTAAAGTATACTTATACCTTAGAACAAgtgagaaaaagtgaaaaaaaataaaaagaggttTCAAAAAGATgtatataaaagataaaagttgAAGTTGATGCCAAACAGACTCATAGTCTTTATGCTTTCTAGATTTGTGTCAAGAGTGGCTTTTCTCAATCTCTGAATTGCAGGATCATATTCTTCTTCTGGTAGACTTTCATTTTAATGTAATTATTAGAGAATATTACTTGATACTTGTCTTGTTGGTGCTTCTTTACTTTTACACCATAATTGGTGTGTAGTGGAAGCTTGTTTGATGCTATTTTCTTTACTATTATTTGCCTTTAGAATATTTGCTTTTGGGAATTCGTTTAAGCACTGATCTCAGATGCTTTTTTCTTGCTCTGTCTTATGAATTGAGCGAGCATTTCAGTTGTAGGTATTTTTAGTAATAGATTGACCCTTACTTCTGTATTATATACCAATTTTCTGCTTGGCTTCTGCTCATCCCTATGCTGACATATCTGTGTGTTACATTGTCCTTTGCAGCTTCGGAATAATGGATACCTTCCTATTTACCTCCGAGTCTGTGAATGAGGGTCACCCAGATAAGCTTTGTGATCAGATTTCTGATGCAGTGCTTGATGCCTGCCTTGAACAAGACCCTGAGAGCAAGGTTGCCTGTGAGACATGCACCAAGACCAACATGGTTATGGTTTTTGGTGAGATTACCACCAAAGCCAATGTAAACTATGAGAAGATTGTACGCGACACATGCCGTACGATTGGATTTGTTTCTGATGATGTGGGACTTGATGCTGACAACTGCAAGGTTCTAGTTAACATTGAGCAACAAAGCCCTGATATTGCACAGGGTGTCCATGGCCATCTGACTAAGAGGCCTGAGGAAATTGGTGCCGGTGACCAGGGTCACATGTTTGGCTATGCTACAGATGAGACCCCTGAGTTTATGCCTCTGAGCCATGTTTTGGCTACCAAGCTTGGTGCACGCCTTACTGATGTTCGTAAAAATGGGACCTGCCCCTGGTTGAGACCTGATGGTAAAACTCAAGTCACCGTGGAATACTACAATGACAATGGTGCTATGGTTCCAGTACGAGTACACACTGTCCTTATTTCCACACAGCACGATGAAACTGTTACTAATGATGAGATTGCTGCTGATCTTAAAGAGCATGTTATCAAGCCTGTCATCCCTGAGAAGTACCTTGATGAGAAGACAATCTTCCATCTGAACCCATCAGGGCGCTTTGTCATTGGTGGACCTCATGGTGATGCAGGTCTCACTGGCCGCAAAATCATCATTGATACTTATGGTGGATGGGGAGCCCATGGTGGTGGTGCCTTCTCTGGAAAGGACCCTACCAAGGTTGACAGGAGTGGAGCATATGTTGTTAGGCAGGCTGCAAAGAGCATTGTTGCCAATGGGCTTGCTCGGAGGTGCATTGTGCAAGTCTCATATGCCATTGGTGTTCCTGAGCCATTATCTGTATTTGTTGACACTTACGGCACTGGGAAGATTCCAGACAAGGAGATTCTCAAGATTGTTAAGGAGAGCTTTGATTTCAGGCCTGGAATGATTGCCATTAACCTAGATCTTAAGAGAGGTGGAAATGGCAGGTTCTTGAAGACAGCCGCTTATGGCCACTTTGGAAGAGATGACGCTGATTTCACATGGGAGGTAGTGAAGCCCCTCAAGTGGGAAAAGCCCCAAGAGTGAAGATAGTGCCAGTTGTTTGCAAATGATCAATATGATTGGTCTTTGCAACTGCTCTCCGATCTAAGGGTGCCTATTATTTGCTTGCcattgtgtttctttttcttttcatttgtttacCCTTTCTGTAATGTTCTTCACTTCTTCTTATATGCCTTTGGCCATGTGAAAGAATATATATGAACTTGAGTCATAGCtgatgaaaacttgtagatgttGCTGCCTCCATTTGGATGGAGTTTACTAGATTACAACATGGAAGAAAGGATCAGCTGCAGAGCAGCCTCAATTGATTCATGCAATCATGAATTCGTTTGTTGACATCGACATTCTGATTATTGATCCACTCTTAAGcgtgaaattgagaacaataatGTGTCCAAAAACGTTAGGAAGTGGAGAATGGGACTCAGCACAGGCCCTTTGGAAACTTGGGCCACAAGGTTCTCCCACTTCAAGCATTAATGGGTGATATTGAAATTATAGTTAAATCCTCGAAGGGTTTTAAATATGTTTATTCTCATTTTGGCTTTCTCAATGGTTTTTGATTCACTCAAACCAAGGCTTAAAATAAACATTTCAAGTCATTTTAGTGATACCGGCTTAAGTCGGTAgactttgaatttgaaaatttaggCCGTAGGGCTCATTGTCATTGCAAAGTCAGGTTTTCTCCCAATGCTTTTAAAACCTACCATGTTCTATCTTATAATATTGAGTCATTAATCTACCGGTTtgtatttcttcttttgtccCAAGTCCTAACCAATGCCTTTGGTTTGAAACACTGCAAGACCGTTCATGTAGCCTGTCATCTAttttcaagaagaaagaagagatgaCATGTCCTTCAGTTTTAAAAGGCTGAGATGTAAACGACACCCAGCGTTCTCTTATTTCGAAAACTACTTGCAGTTTAATCTAAATGTCAAAACGGTTTTATTTAGCAGTTCCCCTCGAATCTAATCCAACCCATTTGGAACGCCTCTTTGGTTGAATACATAATTTTCACTTCCTAATTGAACTGCCATGAGCCATCCCCATTTGGGACCAAGTGACCAACAACATCAATGATTCGCCACTACAAATCAACATAATGTTGCTGACTATTGCTTGCTATTGTCGGCAACCACTTGTCTTGAGATTCATCAAAATATACAAGCTTAaaattactatttaaaaaaaaaaaaaaaaaaactctaattaTTGTTACACACGTTTACACACTTCAGCtaaaatcacattttcaaaacacgAATTTTCAGCTGTGT
This genomic stretch from Quercus lobata isolate SW786 chromosome 3, ValleyOak3.0 Primary Assembly, whole genome shotgun sequence harbors:
- the LOC115980034 gene encoding S-adenosylmethionine synthase 1, coding for MDTFLFTSESVNEGHPDKLCDQISDAVLDACLEQDPESKVACETCTKTNMVMVFGEITTKANVNYEKIVRDTCRTIGFVSDDVGLDADNCKVLVNIEQQSPDIAQGVHGHLTKRPEEIGAGDQGHMFGYATDETPEFMPLSHVLATKLGARLTDVRKNGTCPWLRPDGKTQVTVEYYNDNGAMVPVRVHTVLISTQHDETVTNDEIAADLKEHVIKPVIPEKYLDEKTIFHLNPSGRFVIGGPHGDAGLTGRKIIIDTYGGWGAHGGGAFSGKDPTKVDRSGAYVVRQAAKSIVANGLARRCIVQVSYAIGVPEPLSVFVDTYGTGKIPDKEILKIVKESFDFRPGMIAINLDLKRGGNGRFLKTAAYGHFGRDDADFTWEVVKPLKWEKPQE